A stretch of Girardinichthys multiradiatus isolate DD_20200921_A chromosome 20, DD_fGirMul_XY1, whole genome shotgun sequence DNA encodes these proteins:
- the wu:fb55g09 gene encoding coiled-coil domain-containing glutamate-rich protein 1: MLSEIMCRRIFQQQRQQDEKEAQLREASIRRKHGWSKSCSGHLQGRRTGGGGWLRARNAHQHLQRHHVYLPQRPHRPLVSLRPVNIKGNRARGMRAPQNTNQFLMQEKYQMQHLRSDSVGSDSGSSSDSDLELTDMDSYLCVLENARGALLDSPNPHGLTTPPGPLLVVDRDGPCVFLQEDSVQYFPSEDDLLQSQNFMQRDFAQFCDFLSP, translated from the coding sequence ATGCTCTCAGAGATCATGTGCAGGAGGATCTTCCAGCAGCAGAGGCAGCAGGACGAGAAGGAGGCTCAGCTGAGGGAGGCCAGCATCCGCAGGAAGCACGGCTGGTCCAAGAGCTGCAGCGGGCATCTCCAGGGGCGGAGGACAGGGGGGGGAGGGTGGCTAAGGGCACGCAATGCCCACCAGCACCTTCAACGTCATCACGTTTATCTTCCCCAACGCCCCCACAGACCGCTGGTGTCCCTGCGTCCAGTTAACATCAAAGGGAACCGGGCCAGGGGGATGCGGGCCCCCCAAAACACCAACCAGTTTTTGATGCAGGAGAAGTACCAGATGCAGCACCTGCGTTCTGACTCGGTTGGGAGCGACAGCGGCTCCAGCTCTGACAGTGACCTGGAGCTGACTGACATGGACTCGTACCTTTGCGTCCTGGAGAACGCCAGAGGGGCCCTCCTAGACAGTCCCAACCCACACGGCTTGACGACGCCACCGGGGCCTCTGCTGGTAGTGGACCGGGACGGTCCATGTGTGTTCCTGCAGGAGGACAGCGTGCAGTACTTCCCCTCAGAGGATGAcctgctgcagagccagaacTTCATGCAAAGGGACTTTGCTCAGTTCTGTGACTTCCTGTCACCATGA